A single region of the Zootoca vivipara chromosome 2, rZooViv1.1, whole genome shotgun sequence genome encodes:
- the LRRC59 gene encoding leucine-rich repeat-containing protein 59, producing the protein MAKSGGKGVNLKDKLEGNELDLSLCDLNEVPVKELAGLSKATILDLSCNNLTALPSEFCSLTHLVKLDLSKNQLQQLPSDFGRLVNLQHLDLLNNRLVTLPVSFAQLKNLKWLDLKDNPLEAALAKVAGDCLDEKQCKQAATRVLQHMRAIQSELDLEKQRKLQAERELEKKREAEQRVREAQERELRKREKAEEKERRRREYDAMRAVKQEMAAQSRKEKDENPKASLSHPSHLPQHKRSWSGVLLKMLLFLLLGTLSTLAICKVTELQHQPICIRVNMLYEEALSLLQSREILRNVLQPNTQQS; encoded by the exons ATGGCAAAATCTGGAGGAAAAGGAGTGAATCTAAAAGACAAACTGGAGGGCAATGAGTTGGACTTGAGCTTGTGTGACCTGAATGAGGTGCCAGTGAAAGAACTG GCAGGGCTTTCAAAGGCTACCATTTTAGATTTGTCCTGTAACAACCTTACAGCTTTGCCA TCAGAATTCTGCAGCTTGACCCACCTGGTGAAATTGGACCTTAGTAAAAACCAGCTTCAGCAACTGCCTTCGGACTTCGGTCGCTTGGTCAACTTGCAACACCTGGACCTTCTGAACAATCGATTAGTTACCTTGCCTGTCAGTTTTGCACAACTCAAG AACCTGAAGTGGCTGGATCTGAAGGACAACCCTCTGGAGGCTGCACTGGCGAAGGTAGCTGGAGATTGCTTGGATGAAAAGCAGTGCAAACAGGCTGCCACCAGG GTACTCCAGCATATGAGGGCCATCCAATCTGAGCTGGATCTTGAGAAGCAACGAAAACTACAGGCAGAGCGAG AGCTGGAGAAGAAGCGTGAAGCAGAGCAGCGAGTGAGGGAAGCCCAAGAGAGGGAACTCCGGAAGCGGGAAAAGGCTGAAGAGAAAGAACGGCGAAGGCGGGAGTATGATGCTATGAGAGCAGTAAAGCAGGAAATGGCAGCACAatcaaggaaagaaaaagacGAGAATCCaa AGGCCTCACTTTCCCATCCATCCCACCTGCCCCAACACAAACGGTCCTGGTCTGGAGTCCTATTGAAGATGCTGCTGTTCCTGCTGCTTGGTACCCTCAGTACTCTGGCTATCTGTAAGGTTACTGAGCTGCAGCACCAGCCCATATGCATCCGTGTAAACATGCTCTATGAGGAGGCGCTGTCCCTTTTGCAAAGCCGTGAAATCCTTCGGAACGTACTGCAGCCGAACACACAGCAGTCCTGA
- the EME1 gene encoding crossover junction endonuclease EME1 — protein MSPELGDSDGEDLPTFDFLKKQPPSIKSGVQTPPLEENVVVLCSSDSEDSSMASPAWKKARGSQDSARAPTCLRAIVQLSSESEEEEVIPLAERLKRKLLTSEPSSACPSYTRIRELSKRDSAGGNGLCSIDEKAVTDCRQLSQLPRGQGTQGRAVPSTWELSDSDQEVGSLGPKKQTVLRPTVCVSDCLVQNGSCQVAEESLKPLPLQTKTKRSQEELGKARQRRNEQETQKMLQQQERERRKALANRWKAQRPAECLKHIQAVLDPGLLQVEGGGLVLTALQAMECSCVIESQAVPCSIAWRRKTGLGQAEEDNWTEEPNLLVLVLLEEFVAMIHNYKQVSMEGPTETLQSFAANVMKKTPGKTLALAVVELEKYFSLKSRKKVQQALQSGSEAQEQSKRRNRRGKANSIPNLSRLDVEEGLVALQLQTGVQVRLLESWKEFADFASTFTKAVAEAPFKRERDKTSFSFCLEGDWIGGMKVDRFGKGLLQVWKRQIQQFNRVSLETANAIVAKYPSPLLLKQAYDTRSSLQERHNLLAEIPVRRGDGVTATTRRVGPELSKRIYLQMTSHNPDLSLDATG, from the exons ATGTCCCCAGAGTTGGGGGACAGTGATGGTGAGGACCTGCCAACCTTTGATTTCCTGAAGAAGCAGCCCCCAAGCATAAAAAGTGgcgtccaaactcctcctctagAAGAGAATGTGGTTGTGCTCTGCAGCTCAGACTCGGAAGATTCGTCCATGGCCTCTCCTGCATGGAAAAAAGCACGTGGCAGCCAGGATTCGGCGAGGGCTCCCACTTGTCTGAGAGCGATAGTGCAGCTCAGCAGCgagagtgaggaggaggaagttatTCCCTTGGCTGAAAGGCTCAAGAGGAAGCTTTTGACGTCTGAGCCTTCCTCCGCTTGTCCTTCGTATACTAGGATCCGGGAACTGAGCAAGCGAGACTCCGCTGGAGGAAACGGACTCTGCTCCATTGATGAGAAAGCGGTCACAGATTGCAGGCAGCTGTCACAGCTACCCAGAGGCCAAGGAACCCAGGGAAGGGCTGTACCCAGTACATGGGAACTGTCAGATAGCGACCAGGAAGTGGGTTCATTGGGTCCCAAGAAACAGACTGTGCTTCGACCGACCGTTTGTGTCTCCGACTGCTTGGTGCAAAACGGCAGCTGTCAGGTGGCAGAGGAAAGCTTGAAACCTTTGCCTCTTCAGACGAAAACAAAGCGCAGCCAGGAGGAACTGGGCAAAGCCCGGCAGAGGAGAAATGAGCAAGAAACCCAGAagatgctgcagcagcaggaaagagagaggaggaaggcccTTGCTAACCGGTGGAAGGCCCAGAGGCCAGCAGAGTGTCTGAAACACATCCAAGCAGTCCTAGATCCAG GTCTATTACAGGTTGAAGGTGGCGGGCTGGTGCTTACTGCTCTGCAGGCAATGGAGTGCAGCTGTGTGATTGAGAGTCAAGCTGTTCCTTGCAGTATCgcctggagaaggaaaactggaCTAGGTCAG GCTGAAGAAGACAACTGGACAGAAGAACCCAACCTTCTAGTCCTAGTGCTGCTAGAAGAATTTGTTGCTATGATCCATAACTATAAACAG GTTAGCATGGAAGGGCCCACTGAGACTCTGCAGAGCTTTGCGGCAAACGTCATGAAGAAAACCCCTGGGAAAACTCTGGCCTTGGCTGTAGTAGAACTAGAAAAATACTTCAG TCTTAAGTCGCGGAAGAAAGTGCAGCAAGCATTGCAGAGTGGCAGTGAGGCCCAGGAGCAGAGTAAACGGAGGAATCGGAGAGGAAAGGCAAATTCCATCCCAAACCTATCCAGACTGGACGTGGAAGAA GGCCTGGTGGCTCTGCAGCTTCAGACGGGGGTCCAAGTTCGACTCCTCGAGAGCTGGAAGGAGTTTGCCGACTTTGCCAGTACGTTCACCAAGGCTGTGGCGGAAGCTCCATTCAA AAGGGAACGAGATAAAACCAGCTTCTCCTTCTGCCTGGAGGGAGACTGGATCGGGGGTATGAAGGTGGACCGCTTTGGAAAGGGACTGCTGCAAGTTTGGAAGAGGCAGATCCAGCAGTTTAACCGGGTCAGCCTAGAGACAGCTAATGCCATCGTGGCCAAATATCCATCTCCTCTACTTCTGAAACAG GCCTATGACACCCGCTCTTCTCTACAGGAGCGGCACAACCTCCTTGCAGAGATACCTGTCCGCCGTGGCGATGGGGTGACGGCTACTACAAGGCGGGTTGGCCCAGAGCTATCCAAACGGATTTATCTGCAGATGACTTCCCATAACCCTGACCTTTCCCTGGATGCTACTGGGTGA